In Oryzihumus leptocrescens, the following are encoded in one genomic region:
- a CDS encoding ammonium transporter, with protein MTIDSGDTAWVLASAALVLLMTPGLAFFYGGMVRAKSVLNMMMMSFGAMASVGVVWVLWGYSEAFGNSWNGLIGNPFQHFGLSNLLSKDSIFGYVAASNGAPAHGGIPALAFVAFQAVFAIITVALISGAIADRTKFSTWMVFTVVWATIVYFPVAHWVFAFDGYAADKGGWIANQLKAIDFAGGTAVHINAGAAGLALALVIGRRVGFRKEPMRPHNLTLVMLGAGLLWFGWFGFNAGSALGANNTAAVTWVNTMVATAAAAIGWLATERYRDGHATSLGAASGIVAGLVAITPSCSAVTPVGAIAIGVIAGVVCALAVGLKFRFGFDDSLDVVGVHLVGGIVGTLAIGFFASASAPAGVDGLFYGGGVDQLWRQAVGAFAVLAFSFVLTYAIGTVLAKVLGFRVERDAEVAGIDLDQHAETSYDLGTLSGGSRFGGSPPPAGTPAATPQPATTTQGAPV; from the coding sequence ATGACAATCGACAGCGGCGACACCGCCTGGGTTCTCGCCAGTGCCGCGCTGGTACTGCTGATGACCCCCGGTCTCGCGTTCTTCTACGGTGGCATGGTCAGGGCCAAGAGCGTCCTGAACATGATGATGATGAGCTTCGGGGCCATGGCGTCGGTCGGCGTCGTCTGGGTCCTCTGGGGCTACAGCGAGGCGTTCGGCAACTCGTGGAACGGCCTCATCGGCAACCCCTTCCAGCACTTCGGGCTGAGCAACCTGCTCAGCAAGGACTCGATCTTCGGCTACGTCGCTGCGTCCAACGGGGCGCCGGCCCACGGCGGCATCCCGGCACTGGCCTTCGTCGCCTTCCAGGCCGTCTTCGCGATCATCACGGTGGCGCTGATCAGCGGTGCCATCGCGGACCGCACCAAGTTCTCCACGTGGATGGTCTTCACCGTGGTCTGGGCGACCATCGTCTACTTCCCGGTCGCGCACTGGGTGTTCGCCTTCGACGGCTACGCGGCCGACAAGGGCGGCTGGATCGCCAACCAGCTCAAGGCGATCGACTTCGCCGGCGGCACCGCGGTCCACATCAACGCCGGCGCCGCGGGCCTGGCGCTCGCGCTCGTGATCGGCAGGCGGGTCGGCTTCCGCAAGGAGCCGATGCGCCCGCACAACCTCACCCTGGTGATGCTCGGCGCCGGCCTGCTGTGGTTCGGCTGGTTCGGCTTCAACGCCGGCTCGGCGCTCGGCGCCAACAACACCGCCGCCGTGACCTGGGTCAACACCATGGTCGCCACGGCCGCTGCCGCCATCGGCTGGCTGGCCACCGAGCGCTACCGCGACGGGCACGCCACGTCCCTGGGCGCCGCCTCCGGCATCGTCGCCGGCCTGGTCGCCATCACCCCGTCCTGTTCCGCGGTCACCCCGGTCGGCGCCATCGCGATCGGCGTCATCGCCGGTGTCGTCTGCGCCCTGGCCGTGGGCCTGAAGTTCCGCTTCGGCTTCGACGACAGCCTCGACGTCGTGGGCGTCCACCTCGTCGGCGGCATCGTCGGCACCCTCGCGATCGGCTTCTTCGCCTCCGCCTCGGCCCCCGCCGGGGTCGACGGACTCTTCTACGGTGGCGGCGTCGACCAGCTGTGGCGCCAGGCCGTCGGCGCCTTCGCCGTCCTCGCCTTCTCCTTCGTGCTGACCTACGCCATCGGCACCGTCCTGGCCAAGGTGCTCGGCTTCCGCGTCGAGCGCGACGCCGAGGTGGCGGGCATCGACCTCGACCAGCACGCTGAGACGTCGTACGACCTCGGCACCCTCAGTGGCGGCTCCCGCTTCGGCGGCTCGCCGCCGCCCGCGGGCACCCCGGCCGCCACGCCCCAGCCCGCCACGACCACGCAGGGAGCACCGGTATGA
- the ftsY gene encoding signal recognition particle-docking protein FtsY, translated as MSQTQEILALVVLIALAGVGLLVGLLRSRGGKDKQLPPQAPSAPPATREPSVGDESAPPRDTPKRTVETSAGVDLLEPPVVEPTPTVETPAPAVGRLQRLRARLARSNSAMGQGLLSLLSRGGLDEQAWEDVEDTLLTSDLGVEATNELVDSLRTRVKVEGATDEATVREWLRADLLTLVDPSMDREVASSRVDGRPAVVMVVGVNGTGKTTTVGKLARVLVAEDKDVVLGAADTFRAAAADQLQTWGERVGVPTIRSDREGADPAAVAFDAVKGAAEAEADVVLIDTAGRLHNKVGLMDELGKVKRVIEKQSPIDEVLLVLDATTGQNGLRQAEVFSEVVNVTGIVLTKLDGTAKGGIVVAVQRKLGVPVKLVGLGEGPDDLAPFDPEAFVDALIS; from the coding sequence GTGAGCCAGACCCAGGAGATCCTCGCCCTCGTCGTCCTCATCGCCCTCGCCGGCGTCGGCCTGCTCGTCGGGCTGCTGCGCAGCCGCGGCGGCAAGGACAAGCAGCTCCCGCCGCAGGCCCCGAGCGCGCCGCCGGCCACACGGGAGCCGTCCGTCGGGGACGAGTCCGCGCCGCCGCGCGACACCCCCAAGCGGACCGTGGAGACGTCGGCCGGGGTCGACCTGCTCGAGCCGCCCGTGGTCGAGCCGACCCCCACGGTCGAGACCCCCGCGCCGGCGGTCGGCCGGCTCCAGCGCCTGCGCGCCCGCCTGGCCCGCTCCAACTCGGCCATGGGGCAGGGCCTGCTGTCGCTGCTGTCCCGCGGCGGCCTGGACGAGCAGGCCTGGGAGGACGTCGAGGACACCCTGCTGACCTCCGACCTCGGGGTCGAGGCCACGAACGAGCTGGTCGACTCCCTGCGCACCCGGGTCAAGGTCGAGGGCGCCACCGACGAGGCCACCGTGCGCGAGTGGCTCCGCGCCGACCTGCTGACCCTGGTCGACCCCTCGATGGACCGTGAGGTCGCCTCCTCGCGGGTCGACGGGCGCCCGGCCGTGGTGATGGTCGTCGGGGTCAACGGCACCGGCAAGACCACCACCGTCGGCAAGCTCGCCCGCGTGCTCGTCGCCGAGGACAAGGACGTCGTGCTCGGTGCGGCCGACACGTTCCGCGCCGCCGCCGCCGACCAGCTGCAGACCTGGGGTGAGCGGGTCGGGGTGCCGACCATCCGCTCCGACCGGGAGGGCGCCGACCCCGCCGCGGTCGCGTTCGACGCGGTGAAGGGCGCCGCGGAGGCCGAGGCCGACGTGGTCCTCATCGACACCGCCGGCCGGCTGCACAACAAGGTCGGCCTCATGGACGAGCTCGGCAAGGTCAAGCGGGTCATCGAGAAGCAGTCCCCGATCGACGAGGTGCTGCTGGTCCTCGACGCGACGACCGGCCAGAACGGCCTGCGCCAGGCCGAGGTCTTCTCCGAGGTCGTCAACGTCACCGGCATCGTGCTCACCAAGCTCGACGGCACCGCCAAGGGCGGCATCGTCGTGGCCGTGCAGCGCAAGCTCGGCGTGCCGGTCAAGCTGGTCGGCCTCGGCGAGGGCCCGGACGACCTGGCCCCCTTCGACCCCGAGGCCTTCGTCGACGCGTTGATCTCCTGA